A DNA window from Phycisphaerae bacterium contains the following coding sequences:
- a CDS encoding type II secretion system protein, translating to MKPSARTGFTLIEVLVVVAIIALLVAILIPSLINARNLAQRSVCASNLRQGLTGVLLMQAETQMRKEQWSLNYGWAVDSFKRNAGAPNIFLCPADPDPKPIPAVYDEQYGHQGSEGISSGASIFNRFRRSGDNWTFDFQDQVLGNMFGGDSYSEPTGDCLMDFTATPGQTTTTATVRRDVTYYDHRGYSYRGEQLWTNTASNGPITVPLFWSSFGANASAGLRNVKGSPIVVVEAGKLGVFAEDFGATSQGSRPRDHLGKVLRFRHGGKAVRPFLGGRGSDFTKQFHLPTQAVDGLYEPRTRANSGFMDGHVEALAYYQLFQADPSNPENAPTITRSLWIGSRKGGPEQGY from the coding sequence CACGCAATCTCGCGCAGAGATCGGTGTGTGCCAGCAATCTGCGACAGGGCCTGACCGGGGTTCTCCTGATGCAGGCCGAAACGCAAATGCGTAAGGAGCAGTGGAGTCTGAACTATGGCTGGGCCGTTGACTCCTTCAAACGCAACGCCGGGGCCCCCAATATTTTCCTGTGCCCTGCGGACCCTGACCCCAAGCCCATCCCGGCGGTCTACGACGAGCAGTACGGCCACCAGGGCTCTGAGGGCATCAGCTCCGGCGCATCCATCTTCAACCGGTTCCGACGCAGCGGCGACAACTGGACTTTTGATTTCCAGGATCAGGTTCTTGGCAACATGTTCGGCGGCGATTCGTACTCGGAGCCCACCGGCGACTGCCTGATGGACTTCACCGCCACCCCAGGACAAACCACAACCACGGCGACGGTCCGGCGCGACGTTACGTACTACGACCACCGAGGCTATTCCTATCGAGGCGAGCAACTGTGGACCAACACGGCCTCGAACGGTCCGATCACTGTCCCGCTGTTCTGGAGCAGCTTCGGCGCCAATGCCAGTGCCGGCCTCCGCAATGTCAAAGGATCGCCGATTGTCGTGGTGGAGGCCGGCAAGCTGGGCGTGTTCGCCGAGGACTTCGGGGCGACCAGCCAGGGAAGCCGCCCCCGCGATCATCTTGGCAAGGTGCTCCGCTTCCGCCACGGAGGCAAAGCAGTGAGGCCGTTTCTCGGCGGACGCGGCTCGGACTTCACCAAACAATTCCACCTGCCCACCCAGGCCGTCGACGGCCTCTATGAACCACGGACCAGGGCCAACTCGGGCTTCATGGACGGGCACGTGGAGGCATTGGCATACTACCAGTTATTCCAGGCCGATCCCTCCAACCCGGAAAATGCTCCCACAATCACTCGTTCGCTTTGGATCGGGTCACGAAAAGGCGGCCCCGAGCAAGGATACTGA
- a CDS encoding endonuclease/exonuclease/phosphatase family protein: MIAWCRRNAGSIADQAAAVLAVYWVVALLIRLTVRDSFVPASTIFYATPIIVLAGIAAIACLLLLVRRRRRMGWLCLGAAVACMAWWHCATRFTSATASDGKGVRVLAWNTAGRALERPGVIDQIRRVNPDIIAMNEAGPATKERIAQYAAAFPGYNISTIYHGMILITRGELVEHECGDLADRAWYKHTSVLVGGVRLSVIQPEIRSNPFYSRAAAIQTLTRLACSMSNEPTIIIGDFNTPADSIHLRGLRQDFLNAFEAAGKGHYATWPIPCPVLAIDQAWVSRLLRVTRCELGWTWKSDHRPLICEIQLAN; the protein is encoded by the coding sequence ATGATCGCGTGGTGCCGAAGAAACGCCGGGAGCATCGCTGACCAAGCCGCTGCCGTCCTCGCGGTTTATTGGGTTGTCGCTCTGCTGATCAGGCTGACCGTCCGGGATAGCTTTGTTCCGGCATCCACCATCTTCTACGCAACGCCCATCATTGTCCTGGCAGGCATCGCCGCAATAGCCTGCTTGTTGCTCCTGGTCCGGCGTCGTCGGCGTATGGGCTGGTTGTGCCTCGGTGCCGCCGTGGCTTGCATGGCATGGTGGCACTGTGCGACCCGTTTCACTTCCGCGACGGCCAGCGACGGCAAAGGCGTGCGGGTCCTGGCCTGGAACACCGCAGGGCGCGCCTTGGAACGGCCGGGCGTCATCGATCAGATCCGTCGGGTCAATCCGGATATCATCGCCATGAATGAGGCCGGCCCGGCCACCAAGGAACGAATCGCCCAATACGCGGCGGCGTTCCCCGGATACAACATCTCGACAATCTATCATGGTATGATACTGATCACGCGCGGCGAGCTTGTCGAGCATGAATGTGGCGATTTGGCAGACCGCGCCTGGTACAAACACACGTCGGTGCTGGTCGGCGGTGTTCGTCTCAGCGTCATCCAACCGGAGATCAGGAGCAACCCGTTTTACTCGCGGGCGGCGGCGATACAGACCTTGACTCGCTTGGCTTGCTCGATGTCAAATGAGCCGACGATCATCATCGGGGATTTCAATACGCCTGCAGATTCGATCCACCTTCGCGGACTTCGGCAGGATTTCCTTAATGCCTTCGAGGCAGCCGGCAAAGGCCATTACGCAACGTGGCCGATACCATGCCCGGTGCTGGCCATCGACCAAGCATGGGTCAGTCGGCTGCTTCGGGTGACACGTTGCGAGTTGGGCTGGACGTGGAAGTCTGACCATCGGCCGCTGATCTGTGAAATCCAACTGGCGAATTGA
- a CDS encoding TIM barrel protein has product MAKKQTKRYRFSFGPWNIHEGADPFGPPVRQPVSFAKKLKVYKDLGFDGVQFHDDDAVPELDTLPASTVLKRAAQLGKILKDHGLVPEFVAPRLWENPMTIDGGYTSNSAACRRYAIDRSLQAIDIAFELGANQIVLWLAREGTYIRESKNARIAHEYLMQAINKMLNHNKEVRILIEPKPNEPMDHAYVPTIGHAISLAYLSDDPSRVGGLIETAHALLAGLDPSDEMAFALYHKKLWSVHLNDQNGLKFDEDKSFAADNLRRAFNQVRVLEEGGFGLNGEMVGLDVKVMRTQKQSNNTAHLANSKRFFELLLAKVRTFNRKKEAEFIRNRDYEGLERMVIEHLLGR; this is encoded by the coding sequence GTGGCTAAAAAGCAGACCAAGAGATACCGTTTCTCGTTCGGACCCTGGAACATTCATGAAGGCGCCGACCCCTTTGGCCCTCCCGTCCGGCAACCGGTCAGCTTCGCCAAGAAACTGAAGGTCTACAAGGATCTGGGCTTTGACGGGGTCCAGTTCCACGACGACGACGCCGTGCCGGAGCTCGACACCCTGCCGGCCTCGACCGTGCTCAAGCGTGCAGCCCAGCTCGGCAAGATCCTGAAGGACCACGGGCTGGTCCCCGAGTTCGTGGCCCCCCGCCTGTGGGAAAACCCGATGACCATTGACGGCGGCTACACCTCCAACAGCGCGGCTTGTCGCCGATACGCTATCGATCGCTCGTTGCAGGCGATCGACATCGCCTTCGAGCTGGGCGCCAACCAGATCGTTCTCTGGCTGGCCCGCGAAGGCACCTACATCCGCGAATCTAAGAACGCCCGGATCGCCCACGAGTACCTCATGCAGGCGATCAACAAGATGCTCAACCACAACAAGGAAGTGCGCATCTTGATCGAGCCGAAGCCCAACGAGCCCATGGACCACGCCTACGTACCGACGATCGGGCACGCCATTTCGCTGGCCTATCTCTCCGATGACCCGTCGCGGGTCGGCGGGCTCATCGAGACGGCCCACGCCCTGCTGGCCGGGCTGGACCCGTCGGACGAGATGGCCTTCGCCCTATACCACAAGAAGCTCTGGAGCGTGCATCTGAACGACCAGAACGGCTTGAAGTTTGACGAGGACAAGAGCTTTGCCGCCGACAACCTGCGGCGAGCGTTCAACCAGGTCCGAGTGCTCGAGGAAGGCGGCTTCGGCCTCAACGGCGAGATGGTCGGTCTGGACGTCAAAGTCATGCGGACACAGAAACAGTCCAATAATACCGCCCACCTGGCCAACAGCAAGCGATTCTTCGAGCTGCTGCTGGCCAAGGTGAGAACCTTCAACCGCAAAAAAGAGGCGGAGTTCATCCGCAACCGCGATTACGAAGGACTGGAGCGCATGGTCATCGAGCACCTGCTCGGCAGGTAA